Proteins encoded in a region of the Streptomyces sp. NBC_00310 genome:
- a CDS encoding response regulator transcription factor: protein MPPPGGRGSRAATRHIPDLILLNVSLLDMGGFDTCRTARERGNSVPVLFLTGLGGVDDRVRGTPQSGPAALRVTRGEFVGPQQSSGSRTHTPPAEFLSVA from the coding sequence GTGCCGCCACCGGGCGGCCGGGGCTCCAGGGCCGCCACACGCCACATCCCCGACCTGATCCTGCTCAACGTCAGCCTCCTCGACATGGGCGGCTTCGACACCTGCCGGACGGCGCGCGAGCGCGGCAACTCCGTGCCGGTGCTGTTCCTCACCGGGCTCGGCGGGGTCGACGACCGGGTACGCGGCACACCTCAGTCGGGCCCGGCAGCGCTCCGTGTGACGCGTGGGGAATTCGTCGGGCCGCAGCAGTCGTCGGGTTCTCGAACACACACCCCCCCCGCGGAGTTCCTGTCGGTGGCGTGA
- a CDS encoding DUF7144 family membrane protein, which produces MAQHSTAPRSNRTSQETPTRQRETGSAMAHGGMVFAGVLMMVIGIMGILNGIAGIATDDVYTNIGSYVFEFSLTTWGWIHLAIGLVVLGTGWGVIQNRPWARALGIALTSLFAIEYFMFLPYAPVWSVICIGIAVFVIWSLATSPDSAA; this is translated from the coding sequence ATGGCCCAGCACAGCACCGCACCGCGTTCGAACCGCACGTCGCAGGAGACGCCGACGCGTCAACGGGAGACCGGCTCGGCGATGGCCCACGGCGGGATGGTCTTCGCCGGTGTCCTGATGATGGTCATCGGCATCATGGGCATCCTCAACGGCATCGCGGGGATCGCCACGGACGACGTGTACACGAACATCGGCAGCTACGTCTTCGAGTTCAGCCTCACCACGTGGGGCTGGATCCACCTGGCGATCGGGCTCGTCGTCCTGGGCACCGGCTGGGGCGTCATCCAGAACCGCCCCTGGGCCCGTGCCCTGGGCATCGCCCTGACGTCCCTGTTCGCCATCGAGTACTTCATGTTCCTGCCGTACGCCCCCGTCTGGTCCGTCATCTGCATCGGCATCGCGGTGTTCGTGATCTGGTCCCTGGCGACGTCTCCCGACTCCGCGGCGTAG
- a CDS encoding PP2C family protein-serine/threonine phosphatase: MRIRIPVPRGRREPDPVERRQPLRVRGRDIAWLPPLVVLLAVPVVDWYTSGDFRIISWLVLVPGVAAAVCRVWTTALFAALAMLMYVLGDNSWPHQYRAGLPDFILVALGGILSVLACAVRLRAQERMLHMRAVVDTTRRILLRQLPPDVGGLDHAEIYLAADSEARVGGDFYDIQPSPYGTRVVIGDVQGKGLEAVEAASVLLGTFREAAYHEAEPATVAERLETRMVRHLRYCEHVGRDDAERFATAVLLDFPDLRSERTDWGPDLTGLDAVTVDVVNFGHEPPLLVSPDGVRPLPLWDGLPLGLSELAPMPPRAATVRLAADETLLLVTDGVTEARDGSGVFFPLRDYLTRALAAGPPVLDPGSLVRLVRDGVLAHTGGGLDDDTTIFAVRRASEPMRRGPGAAQRAP; the protein is encoded by the coding sequence ATGCGGATACGGATACCGGTGCCGCGGGGGCGCCGGGAGCCGGACCCCGTCGAGCGGCGGCAGCCGCTGCGGGTACGCGGGCGCGACATCGCCTGGCTACCGCCGCTGGTGGTGCTCCTCGCCGTACCGGTGGTCGACTGGTACACCAGCGGCGACTTCCGGATCATCTCGTGGCTGGTGCTCGTACCGGGCGTGGCCGCCGCGGTCTGCCGGGTGTGGACGACGGCGCTGTTCGCGGCGCTCGCGATGCTCATGTACGTCCTGGGCGACAACTCCTGGCCCCACCAGTACCGCGCCGGCCTCCCCGACTTCATCCTCGTCGCCCTCGGCGGGATCCTGTCCGTGCTGGCCTGCGCGGTACGGCTGCGCGCGCAGGAGCGGATGCTGCACATGCGGGCCGTCGTCGACACCACCCGCCGGATCCTGCTGCGCCAGCTGCCGCCCGACGTCGGCGGCCTCGACCACGCGGAGATCTATCTCGCCGCCGACAGCGAGGCCCGAGTGGGCGGCGACTTCTACGACATCCAGCCGAGCCCGTACGGCACCCGCGTCGTCATCGGCGACGTCCAGGGCAAGGGGCTCGAGGCGGTGGAGGCGGCGTCCGTGCTGCTCGGCACGTTCCGTGAGGCCGCCTACCACGAGGCAGAACCGGCCACGGTGGCCGAGCGGCTGGAGACCCGCATGGTGCGGCACCTGCGCTACTGCGAGCACGTCGGCCGCGACGACGCCGAGCGCTTCGCGACCGCCGTGCTGCTCGACTTCCCCGACCTGCGCAGCGAGCGCACCGACTGGGGCCCGGACCTCACCGGGCTCGACGCGGTCACCGTGGACGTCGTCAACTTCGGCCACGAACCCCCGCTCCTGGTCTCCCCCGACGGCGTACGCCCCCTGCCGCTGTGGGACGGACTCCCGCTGGGGCTCAGTGAGTTGGCACCGATGCCGCCCAGGGCGGCGACGGTCCGGCTCGCCGCCGACGAGACGTTGCTCCTGGTCACGGACGGGGTGACGGAGGCGCGCGACGGGAGCGGGGTCTTCTTCCCCCTCCGCGACTACCTCACCCGTGCCCTCGCCGCCGGGCCGCCCGTCCTCGACCCCGGGTCCCTGGTCCGCCTCGTCCGCGACGGCGTCCTCGCGCACACCGGCGGCGGCCTCGACGACGACACGACGATCTTCGCGGTACGCCGGGCGTCCGAACCTATGCGACGGGGGCCGGGGGCGGCACAGCGGGCGCCTTGA
- a CDS encoding sensor histidine kinase, translating to MSGFTGLGENIRAAGLLAPSDTCRRPHPGRALPSLEQPIRPHRTGRRTVGFWLVATLTTLGAVATLSAHTLAHHLTTRTDQEITRASGFGGPGGPGSASYAAPAPAPEAEAKAEAEAEAEAEAEAEATSGSTSTSTSTSSSASDPASVSPSSSVSPSASAAAPAPGPRAPVSTTPIDKYGLVLVLDADGKVVERYPGSDGLPAFPALTPARLKAYAARATPSAFGESYRAKVVRVAEAGRNREGGYIVTARSTAEDRRAVERLLQVETAAALPLLATVLIGARRLGRREVRERQGTERRLREFMAAAGHELRNPLTTISGYAELARVGDPAYEPMRQEALGRITTEVGRMSTLIDELVLLTRLDLGQPLQLTCVDLAQLCRDAVSAARDCHPGRPVRLLLAPGDHTVTGDPLRLHQLVANLLANARVHTPPGTTTTLGLGTEDGYRVIEVLDDGPGIPGELRERLFDPFVRGEETRAAGSGLGLSIVTAIATAHGGMVTLEHPHPPHQGAWFRVRIPASS from the coding sequence ATGAGTGGGTTCACCGGGCTGGGCGAGAACATCAGGGCGGCCGGGCTGCTCGCGCCGAGTGACACGTGCCGTCGGCCCCACCCCGGCCGCGCCCTCCCCTCCCTCGAACAGCCGATCCGCCCCCACCGCACCGGCCGGCGCACGGTCGGCTTCTGGCTGGTCGCCACCCTCACCACGCTGGGCGCGGTCGCCACCCTCTCCGCCCACACCCTCGCCCACCACCTCACCACCCGCACCGATCAGGAGATAACGAGGGCGAGCGGGTTCGGCGGCCCGGGCGGCCCGGGTTCCGCCTCGTACGCGGCACCGGCACCAGCACCGGAGGCAGAGGCGAAGGCGGAGGCAGAGGCGGAGGCGGAGGCGGAGGCGGAGGCGGAGGCGACGTCGGGCTCGACCTCGACATCAACGTCGACGTCATCCTCAGCCTCAGACCCGGCCTCGGTCTCGCCGTCATCCTCTGTCTCGCCGTCCGCGTCGGCAGCCGCCCCCGCGCCGGGCCCCCGTGCCCCCGTATCGACGACGCCCATCGACAAGTACGGCCTCGTCCTCGTCCTCGACGCCGACGGCAAGGTCGTGGAGCGCTACCCGGGGTCCGACGGCCTCCCCGCGTTCCCCGCGCTCACGCCCGCCCGGCTGAAGGCGTACGCGGCTCGGGCGACACCGTCGGCGTTCGGGGAGAGCTACCGGGCGAAGGTGGTGCGCGTGGCGGAGGCGGGCCGGAATCGTGAGGGCGGCTACATCGTCACGGCCAGGTCGACGGCGGAGGACCGGCGGGCGGTCGAGCGCCTGCTCCAGGTCGAGACGGCCGCCGCGCTCCCCCTCCTCGCCACCGTCCTGATCGGCGCCCGCCGCCTGGGCCGCCGGGAGGTCAGGGAGCGGCAGGGCACCGAGCGGCGGCTGCGCGAGTTCATGGCGGCCGCCGGTCACGAGCTGCGCAACCCGCTGACCACGATCTCCGGTTACGCCGAACTCGCCCGGGTCGGCGACCCCGCGTACGAGCCCATGCGGCAGGAGGCGCTGGGCCGGATCACCACCGAGGTCGGCCGGATGAGCACCCTCATCGACGAACTCGTGCTGCTGACCCGCCTCGACCTCGGCCAGCCCCTGCAACTGACGTGCGTGGACCTGGCCCAGCTGTGCCGGGACGCGGTCTCCGCCGCCCGTGACTGCCACCCCGGCCGGCCCGTACGGCTGCTGCTCGCCCCCGGGGACCACACGGTCACGGGCGACCCGTTGCGGCTGCACCAACTGGTCGCCAACCTGCTGGCCAACGCGCGTGTCCACACACCGCCGGGTACGACGACCACGCTGGGGCTCGGCACGGAGGACGGGTACCGGGTGATCGAGGTTCTGGACGACGGTCCCGGAATCCCGGGCGAACTGCGCGAGCGGCTCTTCGACCCCTTCGTACGCGGTGAGGAGACGCGGGCCGCCGGCAGCGGGCTCGGCCTCAGCATCGTCACGGCGATCGCGACGGCCCACGGCGGCATGGTCACGCTGGAACATCCCCATCCGCCGCACCAGGGGGCGTGGTTCAGGGTGCGCATCCCGGCTTCGTCCTGA
- a CDS encoding Ig-like domain repeat protein, translating to MRRRTHTLPAATALAVLFSSAALAVGTATPAVAETSAFLPVTSSGDIVVDGVHQRIFVSDPNGGKVVATDYTGTVVGTVPSLPGAKGLELSADSGTLYAAVPGADAIVAVDTATVTETKRYPTGEGTDPQYPAWAGDKLWFGYGAATQGNIGSLDVSGADPVVVLNQEPNRTWYAAPVLETTSGAPNTLVAGIKDLSPFSLAVYDVSSGTAAKTASGPDTDDYAGSNLQDLALSPDGSQVVTASGYPYNHQVFKTSDLTRDGVYPSTHYPTAVEIAPDGTVAAGVDNWSEPVVYLYEPGATTPIRTHAFSDNSGFGNGRVVPGGLAWTPDESRLFVITTDSDGGFTLRVVADPTRVATAVTVDAPATATRAKELTVTGKVTSNLAFPAGATVAVTRTDMESPAGKALAPVTVTADGSYSFKDTPPSGGSVTYTVSYAGDADHAASSGSDTVTVSRATPTLTLNKNGNVYAYSADVAFTAHLGTTYKNRKVEIWADPYGSDKPNKLVKSGTVNSEGNLSVTLDLTRDTKLTAKFAGDSRYAPKTAESRVHTKVRVSTTPSRHYKTNYAWNHTYYYFRKSVDPLFTTSMTYYPGREYRVQIQAYYDGAWRTTATQYFALESGGVGAVELTGTPSTGVRFRIRSSYVDTSSGDNVNTTTHGAWKHFVFTS from the coding sequence GTGCGCAGACGCACACACACTCTTCCGGCCGCCACCGCGCTGGCCGTCCTCTTCAGCTCGGCCGCACTCGCGGTCGGGACGGCCACGCCCGCCGTGGCCGAAACGAGCGCGTTCCTGCCGGTGACGTCGTCCGGCGACATCGTCGTCGACGGCGTCCACCAGCGGATCTTCGTCTCCGACCCGAACGGCGGCAAGGTCGTCGCGACCGACTACACGGGCACGGTCGTCGGCACCGTGCCTTCCCTGCCCGGGGCCAAGGGCCTGGAGTTGTCGGCCGACTCGGGAACGCTGTACGCGGCGGTGCCCGGCGCCGACGCGATCGTGGCCGTCGACACGGCGACCGTGACCGAGACGAAGCGGTACCCGACGGGCGAGGGCACCGACCCGCAGTACCCGGCGTGGGCGGGCGACAAGCTGTGGTTCGGCTACGGCGCCGCGACCCAGGGCAACATCGGCTCGCTGGACGTCTCCGGCGCCGACCCGGTCGTCGTGCTGAACCAGGAGCCGAACCGCACCTGGTACGCGGCCCCCGTCCTGGAGACCACATCGGGCGCACCGAACACCCTGGTCGCGGGCATCAAGGACCTCAGCCCGTTCTCCCTGGCGGTCTACGACGTGTCCTCGGGCACCGCCGCCAAGACGGCGAGCGGCCCCGACACCGACGATTACGCCGGCAGCAACCTGCAGGACCTCGCGCTCAGCCCCGACGGCTCCCAGGTGGTCACGGCCAGCGGATACCCGTACAACCACCAGGTGTTCAAGACGTCGGACCTGACCCGGGACGGCGTCTACCCCAGCACCCATTACCCGACGGCCGTCGAGATCGCACCCGACGGGACGGTCGCGGCGGGCGTCGACAACTGGAGCGAGCCGGTCGTTTACCTCTACGAACCGGGCGCGACCACGCCCATCCGCACGCACGCCTTCAGCGACAACAGCGGCTTCGGCAACGGCCGGGTCGTGCCCGGTGGCCTCGCCTGGACGCCCGATGAATCCCGACTGTTCGTGATCACCACCGACAGCGACGGCGGCTTCACGTTGCGCGTGGTCGCCGACCCCACCAGGGTGGCGACGGCCGTCACCGTGGACGCGCCCGCCACGGCCACCCGCGCCAAGGAGCTGACGGTCACCGGCAAGGTGACCTCGAACCTGGCGTTCCCGGCCGGGGCCACCGTCGCGGTGACCCGCACCGACATGGAGTCCCCGGCCGGCAAGGCCCTCGCCCCCGTGACGGTGACGGCCGACGGCTCGTACTCCTTCAAGGACACCCCGCCCTCCGGGGGTTCCGTCACGTACACCGTCTCCTACGCGGGCGACGCCGACCACGCGGCGAGCTCCGGCTCCGACACCGTCACGGTCTCCCGCGCCACGCCCACGCTGACGCTCAACAAGAACGGCAACGTGTACGCGTACAGCGCGGACGTGGCGTTCACGGCGCACCTCGGCACGACCTACAAGAACCGCAAGGTCGAGATCTGGGCCGACCCCTACGGCTCCGACAAGCCGAACAAGCTGGTGAAGTCCGGCACGGTCAACTCCGAGGGCAACCTGTCCGTCACCCTTGACCTGACCCGTGACACCAAGCTCACCGCCAAGTTCGCGGGCGACTCGCGCTACGCGCCGAAGACGGCGGAGAGCCGCGTCCACACCAAGGTGAGGGTGTCGACGACGCCGAGCCGCCACTACAAGACCAACTACGCCTGGAACCACACGTATTACTACTTCCGGAAGTCCGTGGACCCGCTGTTCACGACCTCGATGACCTACTACCCGGGCCGCGAGTACCGGGTGCAGATCCAGGCGTACTACGACGGCGCCTGGCGGACCACGGCCACGCAGTACTTCGCGCTGGAGTCGGGAGGCGTGGGCGCGGTCGAGCTCACCGGCACCCCGAGCACCGGCGTCCGTTTCCGGATCCGCTCCTCGTACGTCGACACGAGCTCCGGCGACAACGTGAACACGACGACGCACGGCGCCTGGAAGCACTTCGTCTTCACCAGCTGA
- a CDS encoding alpha/beta fold hydrolase: protein MTAFLAYEDKGEASAPLPLVLIHGHPFDRTMWHPQITAFAASRRVIAPDLRGYGASPVVPGVTPLQTFAEDIATLLDGLGVSEFVLGGLSMGGQIVMECYRQYPHRIRGLLLADTFPAAETEEGRRTRNAMADRLLREGMTGYADEVLHKMVAPYADADVAAQVRRMMTATDPEGAAAALRGRAERPDYRELLTRVTVPALVVVGADDEYTPVSDAEAMHAALPDSTLHVIDGAAHLPNLERPEEFNKALEGLLARLD, encoded by the coding sequence ATGACCGCCTTCCTCGCATACGAGGACAAAGGGGAAGCAAGCGCGCCCCTCCCCCTCGTCCTCATCCACGGCCACCCCTTCGACCGCACGATGTGGCACCCCCAGATCACGGCGTTCGCCGCCTCCCGCCGTGTCATCGCCCCCGATCTGCGCGGCTACGGCGCGTCCCCGGTGGTCCCGGGCGTCACCCCGCTCCAGACCTTCGCCGAGGACATCGCGACGCTCCTCGACGGCCTCGGGGTCTCCGAGTTCGTCCTCGGGGGCCTCTCCATGGGCGGCCAGATCGTGATGGAGTGCTACCGCCAGTACCCGCACCGCATCCGCGGCCTCCTCCTCGCCGACACCTTCCCCGCCGCCGAGACCGAGGAGGGCAGGCGCACCCGCAACGCCATGGCCGACCGGCTGCTGCGCGAGGGCATGACGGGGTACGCCGACGAGGTGCTCCACAAGATGGTCGCGCCGTACGCGGACGCCGACGTCGCGGCCCAGGTGCGCCGCATGATGACGGCCACCGACCCCGAGGGCGCCGCGGCGGCCCTGCGCGGCCGCGCCGAACGCCCCGACTACCGCGAGCTGCTCACCCGCGTCACCGTCCCGGCCCTGGTCGTCGTGGGCGCCGACGACGAGTACACCCCCGTCTCCGACGCCGAGGCCATGCACGCCGCCCTCCCCGACTCCACCCTCCACGTCATCGACGGCGCCGCCCACCTGCCGAACCTGGAGCGCCCGGAGGAGTTCAACAAGGCCCTGGAGGGCTTGCTGGCCCGGCTGGACTGA
- a CDS encoding response regulator transcription factor, producing the protein MTTPVPSAHSAVQPAPSGGQLLVVDDEEGIRSMLTMALEFLGYQVTAAATGRQALQAVTRYDPDLILLDVNLPDLGGFEVCRTLRDRGNAVPVLFLTGLGGVDDRVRGLDMGGDDFVTKPFELKEVAARVRALLRRAGGGHPAPDRNRLRAGAVQLDADAHQVWAAGRPVDLTTTEFALLRYLMENPGRVLSRGQIQERVWNHRDEGSGVVDTYIYYLRRKLGEPGQSLIRTVRGVGYQLCAN; encoded by the coding sequence ATGACCACCCCTGTGCCCTCCGCCCACTCAGCAGTCCAACCCGCGCCCTCGGGCGGGCAGTTGCTCGTCGTGGACGACGAGGAGGGGATCCGGTCCATGCTGACCATGGCACTGGAGTTCCTCGGCTATCAGGTGACCGCCGCGGCGACCGGGCGGCAGGCGCTGCAGGCCGTCACGCGGTACGACCCCGACCTCATCCTCCTCGACGTCAACCTCCCCGACCTGGGCGGCTTCGAGGTGTGCCGGACCCTGCGCGACCGGGGCAACGCGGTCCCGGTGCTGTTCCTCACCGGGCTCGGCGGTGTCGACGACCGGGTGCGCGGGCTGGACATGGGCGGCGACGACTTCGTCACCAAACCGTTCGAGCTGAAGGAGGTGGCCGCCCGCGTCCGCGCCCTGCTGCGCCGGGCCGGCGGCGGCCATCCCGCGCCCGACCGCAACCGCCTCCGCGCCGGCGCGGTCCAACTCGACGCCGACGCCCACCAGGTCTGGGCCGCCGGCCGCCCCGTCGACCTCACCACCACCGAGTTCGCCCTCCTGCGCTACCTGATGGAGAACCCCGGCCGCGTCCTCTCCCGGGGCCAGATCCAGGAGCGCGTCTGGAACCACCGTGACGAGGGGTCGGGCGTCGTGGACACGTACATCTACTACCTGCGCCGCAAGCTCGGCGAGCCGGGCCAGTCCCTCATACGGACGGTCAGGGGAGTGGGCTACCAACTGTGCGCGAACTGA
- a CDS encoding endonuclease/exonuclease/phosphatase family protein, whose amino-acid sequence MESTTIERPEPLPEPAPPPRRTRHRGKAFLAALLLLGVSVVVASRAADIDAFTPVPQLLAFLPWLLAPTGLALLFALLARWWIGLTWGVVVLGALAWYIEPYGKASEPTGTVLAEVRVMTSNVQFGRGTDALVKAVRRDRPDIVFVEECELTCSAALRDTLGDLSGKNPAYPHRRSIEGYGSTGSVILSRYPLKPADPIPGSMGMPGAVADVEGHPVRLQLAHPMPPLPGQLDTWRRELGALRAYAAKDTRTPTVLAGDFNASQDHAAFRAILDTGMSDAARLVGEDRTPTWPARTTPRLGAQIDHVLVSGKDFSAREVHFRELSGTDHNAVTVDLALHQRG is encoded by the coding sequence GTGGAGAGCACGACCATCGAGCGGCCGGAGCCCCTCCCGGAACCGGCACCGCCGCCACGGCGCACCCGGCACCGGGGCAAGGCCTTCCTCGCCGCGCTGCTCCTCCTCGGAGTCAGTGTCGTCGTCGCCTCCCGCGCGGCCGACATCGACGCCTTCACCCCGGTCCCCCAGCTCCTCGCGTTCCTGCCCTGGCTCCTCGCCCCCACCGGCCTCGCCCTCCTCTTCGCGCTCCTCGCGCGCTGGTGGATCGGCCTGACCTGGGGCGTGGTCGTCCTCGGCGCGCTCGCCTGGTACATCGAGCCGTACGGCAAGGCGAGCGAGCCGACCGGGACGGTGCTCGCCGAGGTACGGGTGATGACGTCGAACGTGCAGTTCGGCCGGGGCACCGACGCCCTCGTCAAGGCCGTACGCCGTGACCGCCCCGACATCGTCTTCGTCGAGGAGTGCGAGCTGACGTGCTCGGCCGCCCTCCGCGACACCCTCGGCGACCTGAGCGGGAAGAACCCGGCCTACCCCCACCGCCGGTCCATCGAGGGCTACGGCTCCACCGGCTCCGTCATCCTCAGCCGCTACCCCCTGAAGCCCGCCGACCCGATCCCCGGCTCGATGGGCATGCCCGGCGCGGTCGCGGACGTCGAGGGCCACCCCGTACGGCTGCAACTGGCGCATCCCATGCCCCCGCTGCCGGGACAGCTGGACACCTGGCGGCGGGAGCTCGGCGCGCTGCGGGCGTACGCGGCGAAGGACACCCGGACGCCGACGGTCCTGGCCGGGGACTTCAACGCCTCCCAGGACCACGCGGCCTTCCGCGCCATCCTCGACACGGGCATGAGCGACGCCGCCCGGCTGGTCGGGGAGGACCGGACGCCGACCTGGCCCGCCCGGACGACCCCGAGGCTGGGCGCCCAGATCGACCACGTCCTCGTCTCCGGCAAGGACTTCTCCGCCCGCGAGGTCCACTTCCGGGAGCTGTCCGGCACCGACCACAACGCCGTCACCGTGGACCTCGCCCTCCACCAGCGCGGGTGA